The window GAAGAGTACGGCGTCGAGATTCTGAAGGTACAGGAAATCCGCAGTCACGAAGCGGTGACGACCATCGCCAACGCGCCGGAGTTCATCAAGGGCGTGGTCAATCTGCGCGGCGTGATCGTGCCGATCGTCGACATGCGCATCAAGTTCCAACTGGAAAGTGTCGAATACAACCAGTTCACGGTGGTGATCATCCTCAATGTCGCCGGGCGCGTGGTGGGAATGGTGGTGGACAGTGTGTCCGACGTGATTACGCTTAGCCCGGAACAGATCCGTCCAGCACCGGCATTCGGTGCGGCGCTTGACACGAATTACATCATCGGACTCGGGACAGTCGACCAACGCATGCTGATCCTGATGGATATCGAGAAACTTATGACCGGGCAGGATATGGCGCTGACCGATCAGGCCTTGCATTGATCAATAACCCAATCAGATAAAAGTACTTAGGTACGGAGGCAAAAATGGAAAAGTTATCACTGCAAATGAAGCTGAATTTGCTCGTCGGGCTGGCATTGATCGCATTGTTGATCGTTGCGGGCGTTGGCCTGGTAGGCATGCGCACCGGCACCAGCGCAATACACGAAATTGGCGAAAACCGCTTACCCAGCGTGGAGAACCTGCAAGAGCTAATGGAATTCGAGCAGACGATTCATGCCACCAATCTGATCACGGCACTTTACGAAAATGATCCTCAGCCGCAGGAGAAGCTAAAACTATCCTGAAACGCGACGAGACTCTGGACGCGCATGGACAAGAGCTGGAAAGCCTATGAAGCAATGCCGATGGCCAGCGAAGAAGAGCATCTGGAAGGTCTTCGTCAAAGACTGGACGAATGAAAGTGGGCGATGCCAAGATAGGACGCAACCATCGCGACTATTGCCAAGAGCCAAGCTGAACTCACCAGACTATTACAGTACATTTTCCCGCCAGCTCGAGGAAAATATGCCACGCTTTCAAGAAAGCCAACGAAAGCCTGGACAAGGTGGTTGATTACAACTTCAATGGGCCGACAAAGGAAGTCAAGTCGTCCGAACAACATGGCAATCGCGCAACGTCACATGGGGTATTTCGATCGCGGCAATCCTGATCCTGATTGCGGTCAGCCGCTCGATAACCGCCAGCATTTGCAGGCAACTCCGGGGCGATCCTCGCATTGGACATGACGTGGCGAAAAAGATGGCCGCTGGAGATCTGTCGGCAAAAATTGACTTCGCGCCGGGTGACAGGACCAGCCTGCTTGCCAGCATGAAGGTAATGCAAGCCAGCGTCCAGGCGCTGGTCACGCGACGCGGCGATGCTTTCAGAAGCGGCCGTCGCCGGCAAAGCTCGCCACACGCGCCGACGCCAGCAAACATCAGGGCGACTTCCAGCGCGTGGTCGCCGGCGTGAACCAACGCTGGATGCCGTGATTGGCCCGCTGAACGTGGCCGCGAGCTACGTCGACCAGATCTCCAAAGGCGCGATCCCGGCCAAGATCACCGACAGCTACAACGGCGACTTCAACGCGCTCAAGAACAACCTCAACGTCTGCATCGACGCCGTCAACGCGCTGGTCGCCGACGCCAACATGCTCGCCAAGGCCGCCGTCGACGGCAAACTCGAAACCCGCGCCGACGCCACCAAACATCAAGGCGACTTCAGGAAGATCGTCGAAGGCGTCAACGGCACGCTGGACGCCGTGATCGGACCGCTCAACGAAGGCATGCGCGTGCTCGGCGCCCTCTCCCGTGGCGACCTGACCGAGAAGATCACCGACAACTATCACGGCACCTTCCAGAAGCTCAAGGAAGACGCCAACCAAACCGTTGACCGCCTGACCGAGATCGTCAGCCAGATCAAGGAGTCGACCGAATCGATCAACGTCGCCTCGAAGGAAATCGCCTCAGGCAACACCGACCTGTCTTCGCGCACCGAAGAACAGGCCTCCAGCCTGGAAGAAACCGCCTCGAGCATGGAAGAATTGACCTCCACCGTGAAGCAGAACGCCGAGAACGCCCGCCAAGCCAATCAACTGGCCGCCGGTGCGTCGGATGTCGCCGTCCGCGGCGGCGATGTGGTCGGCCAGGTGGTGACCACCATGAGCTCGATCAACGAGAGCTCGAAGAAGATCGTCGACATCATCAGCGTCATCGACGGCATCGCCTTCCAGACCAACATCCTGGCGCTGAACGCGGCGGTCGAAGCCGCGCGTGCCGGGGAACAGGGCCGCGGGTTTGCGGTGGTCGCCACCGAAGTGCGCAATCTGGCCCAGCGCAGCGCGGCGGCCAAGGAGATCAAGGAGCTCATTGGGGACTCCGTCGAGAAGGTCGGTGCCGGTACCAAGCTGGTCGATGAGGCCGGCAAGACCATGGAGGAGATCGTCTCTTCGGTCAAGCGGGTGACGGACATCATGGCCGAGATCACGGCCGCTTCCCAGGAGCAGAGCACCGGCATCGAGCAGGTGAACCAGGCGATCACGCAGATGGACGAGGTCACGCAGCAGAACGCGGCGCTGGTGGAGCAGGCGGCGGCGGCGGCGGAGAGCATGGAAGAGCAGGCGGGGAATCTGTCGCAGGCGGTGTCGATCTTCAAGCTGACCCAGCAGGCGGGGCGTCCGGCGATGGCAAAAGTATCCGCACCGGCGAAGGTGGCGAATCTGTCGAACCACCGCAAGCCGGCACAGCTTGCGCATCACGCGGCGGCAAAACCCAAGGCGGCGAAGGCAGCGGGCGGTGGCGATTCGGAATGGAATGAGTTTTAGGCCAGCGCCCGAGAGGCGCGGCATTCAGGCTTTGCTGTATTGATCGGGGGTCAAAACATCATGAAACTAAAACATCAATTTCTCGCACTCATCGCCGTCATTTTCATGGGTTTCACAATCGTCGGCGGATTTTCCTACTGGGGTTTATCCAAGATGAAGGTCAACGGTCCGATCTATATGCAGATCGTGCAAGGCAAGGACTTGGTGGCCGACATCCTCCCCCCGCCGGAATACATTCTCGAAACTCATCTTGTCGTTCACCAATTGCGATTCGCAACAACTGCATTCGAAAGGGATGCGCTGATCAAGCGAATTGATGCGTTAAGAAAGGATTTTGATGAACGCAATGTCTACTGGAAACAAGCCAATCTTGACCAAGCGCTAAACAAACCGTTCTTCGAAGAAGCTACGGCGCCGGCCAACGCTACTTCAAGAAACTCGGCGCGGATTTTGTACCCGCCGCGCAGGCGGGCGACATCAAACGGATGGATAGTCTGCTGGTTGAACTGAGTCGCGAATATGACGTACATCGCAAAGGTATTGATGAGTCAGTCGCGATCGCCAACAAAAACAATACGCAACTTGAACAGAATGCAGCGGAATTGGATAAGTACGTAATAGCCGTCTGCCTGATTGCCTTCGCCCTCGCACTGGCCTGTCTGCTTTTGGCAACACTTCGGATTAGCAGGAGGCTGATATCCGCACTTGGCGGCGAGCCCGCAACGGCAGTTGCATTGGCCAACCAAATCGCGGCTGGCGAACTATCACCAAAGTTCGAACTGACGCCAGGCGATACCACCAGCATTCTTGCCAGCATGAAATCCATGCAGGAAAGCGTGCAAGCCCAGGGGCCGATGCGGCGATGCTGTCCGAGGCGGCCATTGCAGGCAAACTTTCCACGCGCGCCGACGCCAGCAAACACAAAGGCGAATTCAACCGCGTCGTTTCCGGCGTGAACCAAACCCTGGACGCCGTGATCGGCCCGCTGAACGTGGCCGCAAGCTACGTCGACCAGATCTCCAAAGGCGCGATACCGGCCAAGATCACCGACAGCTACAACGGCGACTTCAACGCGCTCAAGAACAACCTCAACGTCTGTATCGACGCCATCAACGCCCTGGTCGCCGACGCCAACATGCTCGCCAAGGCCGCCGTCGACGGCAAACTTGAAACCCGTGCCGACATAACCAAGCATCAAGGCGACTTCAGGAAAGTCGTCGAAGGCGTGAACGCAACGCTGGATGCGGTAATTGCGCCGCTCAATGAAAGCATGCGAGTACTGGAATCGATGGCACGCGGCGATCTCACCGTAAGCATCACTCGTGACATGAACGGAACATTCCGCCAACTGCGAGACGATACCAATACGGTCGTGGAAAAGGTAAGTGACATCATCAGGCAAATCAAAGACTCGACTGAGTCTATCAATGTGGCATCAAAGGAAATTGCCCAGGGCAACACCGACTTGTCTTCGCGCACCGAAGAACAGGCCTCCAGCCTCGAAGAAACCGCGTCGTCCATGGAAGAACTCACCTCGACCGTGAAGCAGAACGCCGAGAACGCGAGACAGGCCAATCAACTCGCCGCCGGCGCCTCGGATGTCGCCGTGCGCGGCGGCGACGTGGTCGGTCAGGTCGTGACCACCATGAGCTCGATCAACGAGAGCTCGAAGAAGATCGTCGACATCATCAGCGTCATCGACGGCATCGCCTTCCAGACCAACATCCTGGCACTCAACGCAGCGGTCGAAGCCGCCCGGGCCGGCGAGCAGGGTCGCGGCTTTGCGGTGGTCGCCACCGAAGTACGCAATCTGGCCCAGCGCAGTGCGGCGGCGGCCAAGGAGATCCAGGAGCTCATTGGCGACTCGGTCGAGAAGGTTGGCGCGGGCACCAAGCTGGTGGACGAAGCCGGCAAGACGATGGAAGAGATCGTGAGCTCGGTGAAGCGGGTGACGGACATCATGGCCGAGATCACCGCGGCCAGCCAGGAGCAGAGCACCGGCATCGAGCAGGTAAACCAGGCGATCACGCAGATGGATGAAGTCACACAGCAGAATGCGGCGCTGGTGGAACAGGCGGCGGCGGCAGCCGAGAGCATGGAAGAGCAGGCGGGGAATCTGTCGCAGGCGGTGTCGATCTTCAAGCTGACCCAGCAGGCGGGGCGTCCGGCGATGGAGAAGCCGGCACCGGCGAAGGTGGCGAATCTGTCGAACCACCGCAAGCCGGCACAGCTTGCGCATCACGCGGCGGCAAAACCCCAGGCGGCAAAGGCGGCGGGCGGGGATTCGGAATGGAATGAGTTTTAGGGAAGACAACACATAGGCATCCGTCATTCCCGCCGCGACCAACGGGAAGTCCTGAGGTGCCGCAGGAATGACGGAATGTGAAGCAACTGTAGGGTGGGCAAAGCGCAGCGTGCCCACCCAAGATCGGGTGCGCCGATTTATTCAGCGGTTGGAATGATGGATTTTGGGCGCGAACAGTGACCGGAAGAACGGATACATGCCGATGACACAAACAATTCACACCCCCTATTGCAACAATGTCGCGGTAGCCACGCCACGCAAAGGCTTTGGCGCAATGCCATTGCGGGCAGCGCCTGCTGGCATCGATCGCACTGATACTGGTCGTCGCTGCGGGTCCGGCATGATCTATCGGCACCACACCGCCCGGCGCGACAGCTCCATTGCGCAGGCAAAGAACTTTGCCGAAAGTGTGAATCAGATGACGCTTTCAACGGTCACCGCGATGATGCTCACTGGTGTCGTCCAGCAACGGAGCGTATTCCTGGACCAGATACGCAATTCAAATGACGTGAACGACATACGCGTATTCCGCCATACACCTCCGATCGTCGCCCAATTCGGTCCCGGCACAGCGGACAGCGTGCCCACCCCGGAAGAAAAGGCCGCCATGGAAAAAGGGCAACCAGTGTTCAAGGTTGCGGAGGATCAAAGTCACCTGAACGCTATCTTTCCCGTGCGCGCGTCGCGCAACTACTTGGGAAAGGACTGCTTGCTGTGCCATCAGGTCAAGGACGGCGAAGTCATTGGCGGGGTCAGCATGCGAGTCAGCCTGAAAAAGACGCAGGCTGAACTACAGAATTTCACCTGGCAGATTTCCCTCTTGGCCTTTGGCCTGAGCCTGCCCCTGCTCGGCGCGATATTTCTGCTCATACGCCGCAATGTCGCCAAACCACTGGGCGGCGAGCCAGCTGAGGCAACGGAAATGGCAAACCGGATTGCGGAAGGCGATCTCTCAACAAAAATTGCCGTCAAGCGCGGTGATACCACAAGTTTGATGGCATCCATGGCAAAGATGCAATCCCACCTGATCGAGCGAAACGACACGGACGCCAAGGCCGCCAGCCGAGATGCTACGCGTCAAGAATGCTCTCGATCGCGTCACCTCCTGCGTGATGATCGCCGACGTAGACGGCAAGATTATCTACATGAACGAAGCCGTGAGGCAGATGTTTCGCGACGACGAAGCCGACATTCGCAAGGATCTTCCGAATTTCAGCGTTGATACTGTGCTCGGGTTTAGCGTCGATCAATTCCACAAGCAACCGGGAATGCACAAAATGCTGGCGCGGCTGACGCAGCCGCACCGATCGTCGATGATCCTCGGCAATCACAGCTTCAACCTGACTACGGTGCCGGTGATCGACATGAACAATCAGCGTCAGGGTACGGCCGTGGAATGGACTGAGCGCACCGCGGATGTCGCGGCGCAGGCCGAAGTTGAAGGGCTGGTGCAAGCAGCAAACGAAGGTGATTTCAGCAAACGAGTCAAGGTCGACGGCAAGGACGGCTTTCTCAAAGTACTTGCCGAAGGCATCAACGCTTTGATGCAAACCAGCACCGTTGGCTTGGCCGACGTGGTAAGGGTATTGGGTGCGTTGGCCAAGGGCGATCTGACCGAGAAGATCGACGGCGACTACAAAGGCACCTGGGGCCGGATGAAGGACGACGCCAATACCACGGTCGATAAGCTGACCGAAATCATCACCTTGATCAATGAATCCACCGAATCGATCAGCGTGGCCTCCAAGGAAATCGCTTCCGGCAACAATGACTTGTCCAGCCGCACGGAAGAGCAAGCCTCCAGTCTCGAAGAAACCGCGTCGTCAATGGAAGAACTCACCAGCACGGTGAAGCAGAACGCGGAGAGCGCAAAACAGGCCAATCAGCTCGCCGCCGGTGCATCCGATGTCGCGGTGCGCGGTGGCAAAGTGGTTGGCGAAGTCGTGACCACCATGAGCTCGATCAACGAGAGCTCGAAGAAGATCGTCGACATCATCAGCGTCATCGATGGCATCGCCTTCCAGACCAACATCCTGGCCCTCAATGCCGCGGTCGAAGCCGCCCGTGCCGGCGAGCAGGGACGTGGGTTTGCAGTGGTTGCTTCGGAAGTACGCAACCTCGCGCAACGCAGTGCGGCAGCCGCCAAAGAGATAAAGGAACTGATCGGTGATTCAGTCGAAAAGGTTGGCGCGGGCACCAAACTGGTCGACGAAGCAGGCAAGACCATGCAGGAAATCGTTGCGGCGGTGAAGCGCGTGACCGACATCATGACCGAGATCACGGCGGCCTCCCAGGAGCAGAGCACCGGTATCGAGCAGGTGAACCAGGCGATCACGCAGATGGATGAAGTCACACAACAGAATGCGGCGTTGGTCGAGCAGGCGGCGGCAGCAGCGGAGAGCATGGAAGAGCAGGCGGGGAATCTTACCGTTGCGGTACGTGTATTCCGGCTGGATCGCACGTCGACGGTGCTAGGTGCTGATTTCGACTTCGACAAAGCGGCGCGCGCGCACATTGAATGGAAGCACCGGTTGCATGACTGCATCGACGGCAAGGGCGAGCAACTCGACGCTGCTGCCGTTTCCAGCGACAACCGCTGCGCCTTGGGTACGTGGATGTATGGCCCTGGCAAAATATTCGCCAGGCATTCGGAATACGAAACGCTGCGCTCCACTCACGCCGGATTTCATCGTTGCGCGGGAGAGGTGACAAGGCTGACGCAGGCCGGTGAGCCGGACGCCGCGCAGCAAATGCTTGATACGGCATTCGAGGCCGAATCGAGGAAAACGATCGAGAAGCTCCACGCGATGCAAGGCGTGGTGGCAAAGTCGGCTGCGAATCGCACGCAGGAGAAAGCGGCATCACCGCGCGGAACTCAACCCGCGTCAAGCGTCGCGCGGCTGCGGCAACAGCAGGTCAAAACGACTGCGAAAGCACCACCAAGAACAATTGCAAAATCGCGCGCGGCAAGCGGCGGCGCGGAATGGACCGAATTTTGACAATGCAACACTTAGTGAACAGCGCACATTTACCCGAGGCAATCGCATCATGAGAAAAAATCTTCCCGTCACACAGACAGAAATTCAGTTGGGCGACGATACGCTAATTGTCTCGATCACTGACCTCAAGGGGAGGATCACGTATGTCAACAAGGATTTCCTTGAGATCAGCGGCTTCACTGAGTCGGAACTTATGGGCTCCGCGCACAACATTGTGCGCCATCCCGACATGCCGCCGGAAGCATTCCAGGATCTCTGGGACACCCTGAAAGCCGGGCGCCCATGGAAGGGTTATGTCAAGAACCGATGCAAGAACGGCGACTACTACTGGGTCGAAGCGCACGCAACGCCGATGTGGGACGACAACAAAGTGACCGGCTATTTGTCCGCGCGACGCAAGGCGCCAGGGAAAAGGTGACGCTTGCCGAAGAAGCCTATCGGCAGTTTAGGGAAAACCAGGCGAAGGGTCTCGCCATCAAGGATGGATGGGTAGTGTCGACCGGCTTGTATGCGCGCCTGAAGAGGAAATTCGCCGACGTGTCGGTGGCGACGAAATTGGGCCTGGCATGCACGGTTAGCGCGGCGTTGATCATGGGCGCGACCGCCATCGCCCTGGGACATCACATGTCTGGCGTGCTCGCCGCGCAGGGTTTGACAGAATTGCAGCAAAACCTGAAACTGATTCGTAACATGGTTGAAGTACGCGCGGGCGCACTGGATAAGGAAGTGGGCCGACTCAACGATATATTCGCGGCCAATTACCCCGAACCGCTTTCATTGGACGGCACCGCCGAACTGCCTTTGCTCAAGCACGGCGGCACACCGGTCAATCAACGTTACGACGATGTCGATCGATTCACGCGCGTCACGGGTGCCGTGGCCACGCTCTTCGCGCGCACGGGCGATCAATTCGTCAGGGTAACCACATCCGTCAAGAAGGAAGATGGCTCACGCGCCATCGGCACATTCCTGACCGCGGATCATCCCGGATACAAGCGATTGATGGCAGGCGAGCGCTTCATCGGCAAAGCCGTGCTGTTTGGCAAGGACTACTACACCAGCTACACCGCAATCAAGGACACGGAGGGCAAGGTCATCGGTGCAAGCTTCGTTGGCCTCGACGTTTCCGCCGAAATCGTCTCACTGCGGGAAAAGATCAAGCAGGTCAAGGCCGGTACGACCGGCTACTTCTATATCCTCGACAGCAAGCCCGGCAAGGACTTCGGAAATCTGGTCGTTCACCCGGCCAAGCAGGGCCAGAATATCCTGACGGCAAAGGATGCAGGCGGTCGCGAATTCATTCGCGAAATGCTGGAGAAGAAGCAAGGCACGATCCGCTACCCGTGGGCCAACACCGAGCTGGGTGATACCGCCGCAAGAACCAAAGTTGTCGTCTTCGATACCTTTACTGACTGGCAATGGCTGATAGGCGGCGGGACATATATTGACGAATTTGAAGCTGCCGCGCGCCTGATGCTGCAGTTCCTCTGGGCCGCGGCAGCCTTTGTGGTGGCCGCACTCGTTGGCCTGGTCTATTGGTTGGTGCGGGTCCTGATCCGCAATCCTCTTCGATTGCAGGTACAGCCGGCTGTCCGCCATCTTTCTGAAGGCCGATACGACAATCAACTCGATCTCAGCCGCAACGACGAGATAGGCAAGGTACTGCAGGGCTTGGAGACGATACAGGACCGCCTCGGCTACGAGGTTTCCGAAATCAGGCGGAACGCGGACGAAATGGCCCGCGTCCGTTATGCGCTCGGACAGGTCACAGTGCCATTGACGGTCGCCAATGAACACAACCGCCTAATCTATATGAACGCCGCGGCTGAAGCGCTGTGGCAGGCGATGGCCCCGGAGATCCGCCGCAGCAATCCGGAATTCGCCGTGGAGAAAATGCTCGGCACACGCCTGTCACCGCATTTCGGCAGCGATGCCGCGACGCTTCTGGCGACTGAAGAGGTGAAGGAAACGAAGGTATTGAATGTGTCAGTTGCCGGTCACGACCTCCGCATTACCGTCAGCCCCGTGAAAAATGAGAGAGGGCAAGATCTCGGCTGTGTGACCCAGTGGCTGGATCGTACCGCTGAAATCGTCGTGGAAAAGGAAGTAGGCGGAATCGTGAAGGCGGCCAGCGAAGGCGATTTCACCAAACGCATCGCGCTTGATGGTAAGGACGGATTCTTCCGGCAACTGGCCGAGGGGATCAATACCGTGACGCAAACGAGCGAAGTCGGCCTGAACGAAGTCGCGCGCTTGCTGGAAGCGCTGGCGAAAGGCGACTTGACGGAGAAGATCACCAATGAATATCAGGGAGCGTTCGCGCGGCTGAAGGAAGATGCCAATTCGGTTGTGGATAAATTGACGGAGATTGTGGGCAGCATCAAGGAATCGACCGAATCGATCAGTGTCGCATCAAAGGAAATCGCATCGGGCAATACCGATCTCTCCAGCCGCACGGAAAGCCAGGCCGCAAGTCTGGAGAAAACTGCCTCCAGCATGTCGGAGCTGACGTCCACCGTAAAACAAAATGCCGAGAACGCAAAACAGGCAAATCAACTCGCGGCCGGCGCATCCGGCGTGGCGGTCAAAGGCGGCGTCGTCGTCGGCAGGTCGTGACCACGATGAGTTCGATCAATGAGAGCTCGAAGAAGATCGTCGACATCATCAGCGTCATCGACGGTATCGCGTTCCAGACCAACATCCTTGCGCTGAACGCAGCCGTGGAAGCGGCCCGCGCAGGCGAACAGGGCCGCGGCTTTGCGGTGGTCGCCACCGAAGTCAGAACGCTTGCGCAAAGGAGTGCAACCGCGGCGAAAGAAATCAAGGAGCTAATTGGGGACTCCGTCGAGAA is drawn from Betaproteobacteria bacterium and contains these coding sequences:
- a CDS encoding chemotaxis protein CheW, whose product is MQTPVADVAALQLAAGQMQANEFLTFTLGHEEYGVEILKVQEIRSHEAVTTIANAPEFIKGVVNLRGVIVPIVDMRIKFQLESVEYNQFTVVIILNVAGRVVGMVVDSVSDVITLSPEQIRPAPAFGAALDTNYIIGLGTVDQRMLILMDIEKLMTGQDMALTDQALH
- a CDS encoding MCP four helix bundle domain-containing protein encodes the protein MEKLSLQMKLNLLVGLALIALLIVAGVGLVGMRTGTSAIHEIGENRLPSVENLQELMEFEQTIHATNLITALYENDPQPQEKLKLS
- a CDS encoding CZB domain-containing protein, whose product is MLRVKNALDRVTSCVMIADVDGKIIYMNEAVRQMFRDDEADIRKDLPNFSVDTVLGFSVDQFHKQPGMHKMLARLTQPHRSSMILGNHSFNLTTVPVIDMNNQRQGTAVEWTERTADVAAQAEVEGLVQAANEGDFSKRVKVDGKDGFLKVLAEGINALMQTSTVGLADVVRVLGALAKGDLTEKIDGDYKGTWGRMKDDANTTVDKLTEIITLINESTESISVASKEIASGNNDLSSRTEEQASSLEETASSMEELTSTVKQNAESAKQANQLAAGASDVAVRGGKVVGEVVTTMSSINESSKKIVDIISVIDGIAFQTNILALNAAVEAARAGEQGRGFAVVASEVRNLAQRSAAAAKEIKELIGDSVEKVGAGTKLVDEAGKTMQEIVAAVKRVTDIMTEITAASQEQSTGIEQVNQAITQMDEVTQQNAALVEQAAAAAESMEEQAGNLTVAVRVFRLDRTSTVLGADFDFDKAARAHIEWKHRLHDCIDGKGEQLDAAAVSSDNRCALGTWMYGPGKIFARHSEYETLRSTHAGFHRCAGEVTRLTQAGEPDAAQQMLDTAFEAESRKTIEKLHAMQGVVAKSAANRTQEKAASPRGTQPASSVARLRQQQVKTTAKAPPRTIAKSRAASGGAEWTEF
- a CDS encoding PAS domain-containing protein; translation: MRKNLPVTQTEIQLGDDTLIVSITDLKGRITYVNKDFLEISGFTESELMGSAHNIVRHPDMPPEAFQDLWDTLKAGRPWKGYVKNRCKNGDYYWVEAHATPMWDDNKVTGYLSARRKAPGKR